In one Sceloporus undulatus isolate JIND9_A2432 ecotype Alabama unplaced genomic scaffold, SceUnd_v1.1 scaffold_5735, whole genome shotgun sequence genomic region, the following are encoded:
- the LOC121918197 gene encoding uncharacterized protein LOC121918197, with protein sequence MTASTRVELPLPFLHSDDEDDGKDGRGEEAPYLFFDSETGRYFMSVPRDVAVREFTRLNPHPTDSREGRPARSVPSASILDRPPPSPATASSAAPRRRSETSTARIPVRPRSQVRVPDIPVTSDTDSEEEPLPSSDIPSEDDDLSAPASPQRMHHPEPSSPSDDMRTFSEHVIKMARALDIELSFPKEEARDPVEHQVHGRVPTPPSIPLLPSLETIIQRSWDAPASLTGSSRKVESLYRVAPASCAWLAEHPKPNSAIVEGAQHSFVPKQATSPVDREAKKIDGLAKKAYSAASFAVKAIHYNACMGAYIQTLMERISPLVPDVPDEIQMQLVGSSPPPGMWQTVQEGLCRRRWRFGDTPG encoded by the coding sequence ATGACCGCCTCCACACGTGTGGAGTTGCCTCTGCCCTTCCTCCACTCCGACGATGAGGACGATGGCAAGGATGGGCGTGGAGAAGAAGCCCCGTACTTGTTTTTCGACTCGGAGACGGGTCGATATTTCATGTCCGTTCCAAGGGATGTGGCCGTCAGAGAGTTCACCAGACTCAATCCTCATCCTACGGACTCTCGGGAAGGCAGACCTGCCCGGTCGGTTCCGAGTGCCTCTATTCTGGACAGGCCTCCTCCTTCGCCTGCGACGGCTTCTTCAGCAGCGCCTCGTCGTCGGTCGGAGACCTCGACAGCCCGCATTCCAGTTCGTCCGAGGTCCCAGGTCAGAGTCCCGGACATACCTGTCACCTCGGACACGGACTCCGAAGAGGAGCCCCTGCCCTCATCGGACATCCCCTCCGAGGACGACGACCTCTCGGCGCCAGCTTCACCTCAGAGGATGCATCACCCTGAGCCGTCGTCCCCATCTGACGACATGCGCACCTTCAGCGAGCACGTCATAAAGATGGccagggccctcgacatcgagctctcCTTCCCCAAGGAGGAGGCCCGTGACCCAGTGGAGCATCAGGTGCATGGACGTGTGCCCACACCGCCTTCCATCCCcctgctgccgtccctggagacCATAATCCAGAGGTCCTGGGACGCCCCGGCCTCCCTGACCGGCTCGTCCCGCAAGGTCGAGTCGCTCTACAGGGTCGCTCCGGCAAGCTGCGCTTGGTTGGCCGAACACCCCAAGCCGAACTCGGCCATTGTGGAAGGGGCCCAGCACAgtttcgtcccgaagcaggcgacctcccccgtcgaccgggaggcgaagaaaattgatggcctggccaagaaggcctattcgGCGGCATCCTTCGCGGTGAAGGCCATCCATTACAACGCCTGCATGGGGGCTTACATCCAGACCTtaatggaacggatctcccccctcgtgcCGGATGTCCCAGACGAGATCCAGATGCAGCTGGTTGGctcatcaccgcctccaggaaTGTGGCAGACTGTGCAGGAAGGGCTATG